The Sphingobium sp. JS3065 genomic sequence GCCGGAAAGCAGATAGATGCGCTTGAGTTCCAGATCGCCGTCCCGCCGCTCGACCGGTAGGGCAGGCGGCGTCAGCAGCGCATAGCCCACCGGCGCGCCCAGCGGCGTTTCCCCGATCAGCACCGTCTGGTCCGGATCGGCCAGCACCGCGGCGTAAAAATCCTCCCCATGCGCATTGCGGACATGCGCGATCAGCGCGTCGCCGGGATGATCATGGGCAAAGCTGGCCAAAAAGGTCGCGCCGCCCAGCAGCGAAAGCGCCGCCGCATCCCGGCCCTCCGCATGCCGCCAGAGGATGGGCGTCATCGCCGGTTCAGTGCGAGCCCGGCCCCAGGGCGGGGTCCAGATCGCGGGGGCGCGTGAAGTTGGCAAGGGTGGCGATATTGGGCTTCACCTCGCTCCAATGATCGATCGGCAGGTCCAGGACGGCGACCGACGCGGTCGGGAATTTCACCTCCACATCCTCGCGCAACGGACTGGCGCCGTCGTCGGGGACCAGGTCGAGGACCAGTTCCTCCAGCCCCGGATTATGCCCCGACATCAGCACGCTGTCGGCGCTGTCGGGCAAATCGCGGATCACGTCGAACAGGGTCGGCGTGGAGGCCAGATAGATGCGCCGGTCCCAATGCGGATCGACCACCTCGCCATAGCCGGTGAAAAAGACGTTGAGCGTCTCCACCACCCGTACCGCAGGGGAAGCGACCACCATGTCGAAGCGTATGTCCTTGGCCCTGGCGAATTCGCCCATGACCATCGCCGCCTTTTCGCCGCGACGGTTCAGTGGCCGGTCGAAATCCCGCGCAACCGGATCGTCCCAATCGGACTTGGCGTGACGGAACAGGATCAACCGCTTCATTTTTGCTCCAGGCCCAAAGTGGTTTCGAAGCAGGCGGCCCACCTGCTGACTCGGAAATCACGGAAAAGAAAACCCTGGTGACTCGAATCCCTGATGCCCTAGCGCCGCATCGCCGCCAAGGCCAGCGCGGGAATGGCCGCTGACGGATATGATGGCTTCGTCCAGCGTCAGGCGGCGGATCGGCGTGCCGGGCGGAAAGGCGCTCAGCAACCGGCTGGGCATGGCGGCGGAGAGGATGACGAAGCAGCCCCGGTCCTCCGCCCGCCGGATCAGCCGCCCGAACGCCTGCGCCATCCGCGCCCGGATCAGCCGGTCGTCATAGGCCGATCCGCCCCCGGCCAGCTTGCGCGCGGCATGCAGCACGGTCGGTTTCGACCATGGCACGCCCTCCATCACCACCAGCCGCAGCGAATGGCCCGGCACGTCCACCCCGTCGCGCAACGCAT encodes the following:
- a CDS encoding SixA phosphatase family protein, encoding MKRLILFRHAKSDWDDPVARDFDRPLNRRGEKAAMVMGEFARAKDIRFDMVVASPAVRVVETLNVFFTGYGEVVDPHWDRRIYLASTPTLFDVIRDLPDSADSVLMSGHNPGLEELVLDLVPDDGASPLREDVEVKFPTASVAVLDLPIDHWSEVKPNIATLANFTRPRDLDPALGPGSH
- a CDS encoding GNAT family N-acetyltransferase produces the protein MTPILWRHAEGRDAAALSLLGGATFLASFAHDHPGDALIAHVRNAHGEDFYAAVLADPDQTVLIGETPLGAPVGYALLTPPALPVERRDGDLELKRIYLLSGWQGGGNGAALLTLVMEEARRRGAKRLLLAVYEANEGARRFYARHGFAEMGETVFMVGDAPFRDLIYAASVG